One genomic segment of Ricinus communis isolate WT05 ecotype wild-type chromosome 3, ASM1957865v1, whole genome shotgun sequence includes these proteins:
- the LOC8263850 gene encoding codeine O-demethylase isoform X1 has product MANNPPTAKKTESVAKHVKEIAVNGQEPPRNYCYRDGVGGGLDICCLPPVEIPVIDVGLLASPSTSRQELKKLHSALSSFGCFMSINHGMTSPFLDKVGSVSKQFFALPIEEKEKYAKEVHRREGYGNDMTFAENQVLDWNDRLVLVLIPEDQRQLRYWPKNPTNFMDTILEFTAKSQLISEVVFRAMAMSLDLEDHCFLDKCGVRATMQARFNFFPPCSRHDLVLGLKPHSDSSAITIVLQDQEVEGLQLLKDDQWFRVPVIPGALLINIGDQIEIMSNGFFKSPVHRAVINPTRERFSVAVFYSPDPENDIEPVDGLVNEARPRLYKKVKNYVGNFLQYYQQGKRLVEDMKI; this is encoded by the exons ATGGCCAATAATCCTCCTACTGCCAAGAAGACAGAATCAGTAGCAAAGCATGTCAAAGAAATCGCTGTcaatggccaagaaccaccacgAAATTATTGCTATAGAGATGGTGTTGGTGGAGGCTTAGACATATGTTGCCTTCCACCTGTGGAGATTCCAGTTATTGATGTTGGTCTCCTTGCATCTCCATCTACCAGCAGACAAGAACTTAAAAAACTCCATTCTGCTCTCAGCTCATTCGGCTGTTTTATG TCGATAAATCATGGAATGACAAGTCCGTTCTTGGATAAAGTGGGATCAGTTAGCAAGCAATTCTTTGCGCTTCCGatagaagaaaaggagaaatatGCTAAAGAAGTTCACCGCAGAGAAGGTTATGGGAACGACATGACTTTTGCAGAGAATCAAGTACTTGACTGGAATGACAGATTAGTTCTTGTACTGATCCCAGAAGATCAACGACAGCTCAGATACTGGCCTAAAAATCCCACAAATTTTAT GGACACTATACTTGAATTTACTGCGAAGTCACAGCTGATAAGTGAGGTTGTCTTTAGGGCTATGGCGATGTCATTAGACTTGGAAGATCACTGCTTTTTGGACAAATGTGGAGTTCGAGCAACAATGCAAGCAAGATTCAACTTCTTTCCTCCATGTTCAAGGCATGATCTAGTTCTTGGCCTGAAACCACATTCAGATTCATCAGCAATCACCATTGTCCTTCAAGACCAAGAAGTAGAAGGTCTTCAATTACTAAAAGATGATCAATGGTTTAGAGTTCCTGTTATTCCTGGAGCACTTTTAATTAACATCGGTGATCAAATAGAG ATAATGAGCAATGGATTTTTCAAGAGCCCGGTACACAGGGCGGTGATAAACCCAACAAGGGAGAGGTTTTCTGTGGCTGTATTTTATTCTCCAGATCCTGAAAATGATATTGAACCTGTAGATGGATTAGTCAACGAAGCAAGACCAAGACTTTACAAGAAGGTGAAAAACTATGTTGGTAATTTTCTTCAATATTACCAGCAAGGGAAGAGACTGGTAGAAGATATGAAAATTTAG
- the LOC8263850 gene encoding 2-oxoglutarate-dependent dioxygenase 11 isoform X2 has protein sequence MANNPPTAKKTESVAKHVKEIAVNGQEPPRNYCYRDGVGGGLDICCLPPVEIPVIDVGLLASPSTSRQELKKLHSALSSFGCFMSINHGMTSPFLDKVGSVSKQFFALPIEEKEKYAKEVHRREGYGNDMTFAENQVLDWNDRLVLVLIPEDQRQLRYWPKNPTNFMAMAMSLDLEDHCFLDKCGVRATMQARFNFFPPCSRHDLVLGLKPHSDSSAITIVLQDQEVEGLQLLKDDQWFRVPVIPGALLINIGDQIEIMSNGFFKSPVHRAVINPTRERFSVAVFYSPDPENDIEPVDGLVNEARPRLYKKVKNYVGNFLQYYQQGKRLVEDMKI, from the exons ATGGCCAATAATCCTCCTACTGCCAAGAAGACAGAATCAGTAGCAAAGCATGTCAAAGAAATCGCTGTcaatggccaagaaccaccacgAAATTATTGCTATAGAGATGGTGTTGGTGGAGGCTTAGACATATGTTGCCTTCCACCTGTGGAGATTCCAGTTATTGATGTTGGTCTCCTTGCATCTCCATCTACCAGCAGACAAGAACTTAAAAAACTCCATTCTGCTCTCAGCTCATTCGGCTGTTTTATG TCGATAAATCATGGAATGACAAGTCCGTTCTTGGATAAAGTGGGATCAGTTAGCAAGCAATTCTTTGCGCTTCCGatagaagaaaaggagaaatatGCTAAAGAAGTTCACCGCAGAGAAGGTTATGGGAACGACATGACTTTTGCAGAGAATCAAGTACTTGACTGGAATGACAGATTAGTTCTTGTACTGATCCCAGAAGATCAACGACAGCTCAGATACTGGCCTAAAAATCCCACAAATTTTAT GGCTATGGCGATGTCATTAGACTTGGAAGATCACTGCTTTTTGGACAAATGTGGAGTTCGAGCAACAATGCAAGCAAGATTCAACTTCTTTCCTCCATGTTCAAGGCATGATCTAGTTCTTGGCCTGAAACCACATTCAGATTCATCAGCAATCACCATTGTCCTTCAAGACCAAGAAGTAGAAGGTCTTCAATTACTAAAAGATGATCAATGGTTTAGAGTTCCTGTTATTCCTGGAGCACTTTTAATTAACATCGGTGATCAAATAGAG ATAATGAGCAATGGATTTTTCAAGAGCCCGGTACACAGGGCGGTGATAAACCCAACAAGGGAGAGGTTTTCTGTGGCTGTATTTTATTCTCCAGATCCTGAAAATGATATTGAACCTGTAGATGGATTAGTCAACGAAGCAAGACCAAGACTTTACAAGAAGGTGAAAAACTATGTTGGTAATTTTCTTCAATATTACCAGCAAGGGAAGAGACTGGTAGAAGATATGAAAATTTAG